Proteins encoded by one window of Salvia splendens isolate huo1 chromosome 14, SspV2, whole genome shotgun sequence:
- the LOC121764551 gene encoding phospholipase A(1) LCAT3-like → MPGVGRGGRGKVTVISHSGGLLVSCFISLHNDVYICQILYVNKWITIATPFQGAPGCINDSLLTGLQFVEGFESFFFVSRWSMHQLLVECPSIYEMLPNPAFNWKKQPVIQVWRKHSNGEDTSVELESYRSNELDYDGETITLPFNFEIFKWAKGTREVLDQTQLPQGIQFYGISVDTPFDVRYGSESSPIGDPSEICHTLPEYSYVDGDGTVPSESALADSFDAGHRALLRDEKVFELIKNWLGVSPAAKEKRSHASKVLPI, encoded by the exons atgccgggagtaggccgaggcggtcgAG GGAAAGTCACTGTAATTTCACACTCGGGTGGATTGCTGGTCTCGTGTTTTATATCTCTTCACAATGATGTAT ATATTTGCCAAATACTGTATGTAAATAAGTGGATTACTATTGCCACTCCCTTCCAAG GTGCACCGGGATGCATCAATGATTCTTTGCTTACTGGATTGCAGTTTGTCGAAGGCTTCGAAAGCTTCTTTTTCGTGTCTAGGTGGTCCATGCATCAATTG CTGGTTGAGTGCCCATCTATCTACGAGATGTTGCCAAACCCCGCTTTCAATTGGAAGAAGCAACCCGTGATCCAAGTGTGGAGGAAGCACTCCAACGGTGAGGACACATCCGTTGAGCTGGAATCCTATCGCTCCAACGAG TTGGATTATGATGGAGAAACGATAACCCTTCCTTTCAACTTCGAGATCTTTAAATGGGCTAAGGGCACCAGGGAAGTCCTTGATCAAACTCAACTCCCTCAGGGGATTCAGTTCTACGGAATATCTGTCGACACACCCTTTGATGTTCG CTATGGTTCGGAGTCTTCTCCAATAGGCGATCCATCCGAGATATGCCACACACTG CCAGAATACTCTTATGTAGATGGTGATGGAACAGTCCCATCTGAATCAGCACTG GCAGACAGTTTCGATGCAGGTCACCGGGCACTGCTGCGTGATGAGAAGGTGTTCGAGCTTATCAAGAACTGGCTGGGAGTTTCTCCAGCGGCAAAGGAGAAACGCTCTCACGCATCCAAGGTGCTGCCTATCTAG
- the LOC121765314 gene encoding peptide chain release factor PrfB1, chloroplastic-like: protein MEGVASALRCNSTTSPFCIPKSLNTTISRAEIRFSGPPRLSLSSHCCRYGSSQISPFHFSKISSRNEGDNILLATPEAGVSTETSEWAMQDFYTLRKDVETVLERVEEIRASAGLKQLEKNLANLEEASGDSSLWDDRAKAQQTLQDLTDVKEKIKLLNDFKAQAEEAETIVNLTEEMDSVDPGFLEEAVGIIKELRKALDLFEITQLLSGPYDKEGAVISITAGAGGTDAQDWADMLLRMYVRWGEKQRFKTKVVDKSMGEEAGIKSATIEVEGRYVYGYISGEKGTHRIVRQSPFNSKGLRQTSFSGVEVMPLLPEDSLNVEIPEEDLEFSFSRAGGKGGQNVNKVESAVRITHIPTGVTVRCTEERSQLANKIKGMSRLKAKLLVIAEEQRASEIKQIKGDTVKAEWGQQIRNYVFHLYKLVKDVRTGHETSDVASVMDGELEPFIKAYLKYKYSVKIEEQQS from the exons ATGGAGGGCGTTGCTTCTGCTCTGCGATGCAACTCCACCACATCCCCATTTTGCATTCCCAAATCCCTAAATACAACAATTTCGCGCGCAGAAATTAGATTTTCTGGTCCACCTCGGCTCTCTTTATCAAGTCATTGCTGCCGCTATGGTTCTTCTCAAATTTCACCCTTTCACTTCTCGAAAATTTCTTCTAGAAATG AAGGTGATAATATTCTTTTGGCAACGCCTGAGGCGGGAGTAAGTACAGAAACGAGTGAATGGGCTATGCAAG ATTTCTATACTTTGAGGAAAGACGTGGAGACTGTCTTGGAGCGTGTTGAAGAGATCAGGGCTAGCGCTGGTCTGAAACAGCTGGAGAAAAACCTTGCCAATTTGGAAGAAGCCTCAGGTGATAGCTCTCTATGGGATGATCGTGCCAAAGCCCAGCAGACTCTTCAGGATTTGACTGAcgttaaagaaaaaataaaacttctCAATGACTTCAAAGCACAG GCTGAAGAAGCAGAAACAATAGTGAATCTCACAGAGGAGATGGACTCAGTTGATCCAGGCTTCCTTGAAGAAGCAGTTGGTATCATTAAAGAACTAAGGAAGGCGTTGGACCTATTTGAAATAACGCAGCTTCTTTCTGGCCCTTACGATAAAGAAGGTGCCGTAATTAGCATCACAGCTGGTGCAGGGGGTACTGACGCACAG GACTGGGCTGACATGCTTCTCAGGATGTATGTAAGGTGGGGGGAAAAGCAGAGGTTCAAGACGAAGGTGGTGGATAAGTCGATGGGAGAAGAGGCTGGTATCAAATCAGCTACTATTGAAGTGGAGGGCCGATATGTCTATGGttacatctctggtgagaaaggaACCCACCGTATTGTCCGCCAGTCCCCCTTCAACTCCAAAGGTCTTCGCCAG ACTAGTTTCTCTGGTGTTGAGGTCATGCCTCTTCTTCCTGAGGACTCGTTGAACGTAGAAATACCAGAAGAAGACTTGGAGTTCAGCTTTTCTAGAGCAGGAGGGAAAGGTGGCCAAAACGTTAATAAAGTCGAGTCTGCAGTTCGGATCACTCACATACCTACTGGAGTGACAGTTCGTTGTACAG AAGAGCGAAGTCAGCTGGCAAACAAGATCAAAGGAATGAGCAGACTGAAAGCAAAGCTACTAGTGATAGCTGAGGAGCAAAGGGCATCGGAGATCAAACAAATCAAGGGTGATACTGTCAAGGCCGAGTGGGGGCAGCAAATACGGAACTATGTGTTCCATCTGTACAAATTGGTAAAGGATGTACGCACAGGGCATGAGACATCAGATGTCGCCTCAGTAATGGATGGCGAGTTAGAGCCCTTCATCAAAGCGTATCTCAAGTACAAGTACAGCGTGAAGATAGAAGAGCAGCAGTCATAA
- the LOC121765922 gene encoding acyl carrier protein 2, mitochondrial-like — MAARNALLKYLRVTVNPVLPFQNPRATGTGVSQLIRRHFCEEAKGIFLEKSEVADRVINVVKNFQKVDTSKVTPNAHFQNDLGLDSLDTVEIVMALEEEFCFEIPDNEADKINSINLAVDFIASHPQAK; from the exons ATGGCGGCGAGAAACGCACTGTTGAAGTACCTGAGGGTCACTGTGAATCCGGTGCTGCCGTTCCAAAATCCTAGAGCAACAGGCACCGGTGTTTCGCAGCTCATCCGGCGCCACTTCTGCGAAGAAGCTAAGGGCATCTTCCTCGAAAAATCGGAAGTCGCCGACCGTGTCATCAACGTCGTCAAGAACTTCCAGAAAGTTGATACTTCCAAG GTTACTCCAAATGCTCATTTCCAGAACGACCTTGGGCTGGATAGCTTGGACACTGTGGAAATTGTGATGGCACTCGAAGAAGAGTTCTGTTTTGAGATCCCAGACAATGAAGCagacaaaatcaactccatcaATCTTGCTGTTGATTTTATAGCTTCTCACCCTCAGGCAAAGTAG
- the LOC121766134 gene encoding serine/threonine-protein kinase TIO-like: MGVENYHVIELVGEGSFGKVYKGRRKFSGQTVAMKFIPKHGKSEKDVLNLRQEIEILRKLKHENVIAMLDSFESPQEFCVVTEFAQGELFEILEDDKCLPEEQVQAIAKQLVRALHYLHSNRIIHRDMKPQNILIGAGSIVKLCDFGFARAMSANTVVLRSIKGTPLYMAPELVREQPYNHTADLWSLGVILYELFVGQPPFYTNSVYALIRHIIKDPVKYPDNMSINFKSFLQGLLNKVPQQRLTWPALLEHPFVKDASAEIVVQCNVTTASPRGFGGAVKQEKSAHSPSGFTGATPESTNACSPVDPLNNSAISTKDNAKAKEEFPGFPGQGGNVQSGCQVLDRLENNSRTVKGAKMIGQDNEALSAILLPFRKLSDGLQTSCRDQDVVTLNQSLRILANLIGGGAVSSRGILDEVINGLLGFNTALIRYNIPDGNDLMAKSFSLIKRLVDNSGASFSDPYFRHWVAIVGLYAQVAGCGDEISGRVLYECTSCVAVMLSQVAQSLRASVVTSNLNATSSSLPVNKTIQHILDHAKSSGVLNCLCLSLESSGLSLISGSTNLLRAACESCRGIWSLIDAFELLSQKGCVLFPLNSLRSHSLLHLDIKNSDEAPSYGRDLGEAIDSIARAFLKSKAVQVAIYFCLHQRHEIGLCAGVQLILRCCMHSDVITNILCGLPSKLPATTVVSGGGDGTIISEIFTILSLCTTSNKGTNDAEADSSRLKVMDKNALVMNSCLVLVAVAQCLKSSGRNSALFMLTTSSKKQFTRLSILANHISSDERMQSSLQPSCSAAMLALASILNLEKGALVENAISEMALPLIPRTATLCDHLKGPASDENAANLSIPRGMLPCRYGIQDGSIGLLESRLNWGGPLAVQQLCASGAPQLLIDLLANQVLNGSQRPGHTKDQIGLSPSGVVWTVSSICQCLSGAVSTFCQILLRTEHIKCITDLISDAHLKLVTSWTGPGGGTYGVRETVNAVIDFLAFPFVAVQSAPGLPSANASVSSGFVLNMGSPGGRVCVEDRDMMRTIQGGMKKYIQILEEVEVPTIILRCLDHVELKDIARPVAFIAKLCIQQPLSVQLISKGLLEPTRAKKLLNSPCPREVTLDFLMIVSDLARMDKKFYEYIDTADILEDLSRFLTHEDSNLRAKTCSAIGNMCRHSSYFYNLLAKHQIISLLIDRCADHDKRTRKFACFAVGNAAYHNDSLYDELRRAIPQLTNLLLAGEEDKTKANAAGALSNLVRNSNRLCEDIVSKGAVQALLKVVADCSTVALNPRRDAINESPLKIALFSLVKMSAYPLCRQFIRSSELFPLIMQLRQSPEPNIANYATFISSKAESC, encoded by the exons GTGTTGAAAATTATCATGTCATCGAGCTTGTTGGCGAGGGATCATTCGGAAAAGTTTACAaagggcggcggaagttcagtGGCCAG ACGGTTGCTATGAAGTTTATCCCTAAACATGGAAAAAGTGAGAAGGATGTATTGAACTTGAGACAGGAAATAGAG ATACTAAGAAAATTGAAGCATGAAAACGTTATAGCAATGCTGGACTCATTTGAAAGCCCACAAGAGTTCTGTGTAGTTACAGAATTTGCACAG GGAGAGCTTTTCGAAATTCTGGAGGATGACAAATGTCTCCCTGAAGAACAAGTTCAAGCAATTGCAAAACAGCTG GTTAGAGCACTGCATTATCTCCACTCAAACCGTATAATTCATCGTGACATGAAACCACAAAACATCCTCATTGGTGCTGGCTCCATTGTGAAG CTTTGCGATTTTGGTTTTGCACGCGCAATGTCTGCAAACACTGTAGTCCTGCGATCCATTAAAG GAACACCTCTCTACATGGCGCCAGAATTAGTACGAGAGCAGCCATACAACCACACTGCAGATCTGTGGTCCCTTGGTGTTATTTT GTACGAACTATTTGTTGGCCAACCTCCATTCTATACGAATTCAGTTTATGCACTTATACGGCACATCATCAAG GATCCAGTTAAGTATCCAGACAATATGAGCATAAACTTCAAAAGTTTCTTGCAGGGGTTGCTTAACAAG GTTCCCCAGCAAAGACTGACATGGCCTGCTCTTCTTGAACATCCATTTGTTAAAGATGCATCTGCAGAAATAGTA GTGCAATGCAATGTGACAACAGCATCTCCAAGAGGTTTTGGTGGAGCTGTGAAGCAAGAAAAAAGTGCTCATAGTCCTAGTGGATTTACTGGTGCAACtccagaga GTACAAATGCATGCTCCCCAGTGGATCCTCTTAACAATAGTGCTATCTCTACTAAAGATAATGCGAAGGCAAAGGAGGAGTTTCCAGGGTTTCCGGGTCAGGGTGGTAATGTACAGTCAG GCTGCCAAGTGCTGGACCGGCTAGAAAATAATTCCCGAACAGTTAAGGGTGCAAAAATGATTGGTCAAGATAATGAAGCATTGTCCGCCATTCTGCTACCATTTAGAAAACTATCTGATGGACTGCAAACCTCTTGCAG ggATCAGGATGTTGTGACTTTGAACCAGTCCTTGAGAATTCTTGCAAACTTAATTGGTGGGGGAGCTGTCAGTTCAAGGGGGATTCTGGATGAAGTGATCAATGGACTACTTGGATTCAATACCGCTCTAATTCGATATAACATACCGGATGGGAATGACTTGATGGCAAAG AGCTTCTCACTCATCAAAAGATTGGTAGATAATTCTGGAGCTAGTTTTAGTGATCCTTATTTCAGACACTGGGTTGCCATTGTTGGATTGTATGCACAG GTTGCAGGTTGTGGTGATGAAATTTCTGGAAGAGTTCTTTATGAGTGCACATCATGTGTTGCAGTCATGTTATCTCAAGTTGCTCAATCTCTAAGAGCATCTGTAGTCACTTCAAACCTTAATGCAACTTCCAGTTCACTGCCAGTAAATAAAACTATTCAACATATTTTGGACCATGCAAAGTCTTCAGGTGTACTAAATTGTTTGTGCTTGAGCTTGGAGTCCTCAGGCCTAAGTCTAATATCAGGATCTACAAATTTGTTGCGAGCTGCTTGTGAATCCTGCAGGGGCATTTGGTCACTCATTGATGCATTTGAACTTCTTTCTCAGAAAGGATGTGTATTGTTTCCATTGAACTCTTTGCGGAGCCATTCTCTACTTCACCTTGATATTAAGAACTCCGATGAGGCACCTTCATATGGAAGAGATTTAGGAGAAGCCATTGATTCTATCGCTAGAGCATTTCTTAAGTCAAAAGCCGTACAGGTTGCTATATATTTTTGTCTTCACCAACGTCATGAGATAGGTCTCTGTGCTGGAGTGCAG CTTATTTTGAGATGTTGCATGCACAGCGATGTTATCACGAACATCCTCTGTGGATTACCAAGCAAACTACCTGCAACTACAGTTGTGAGTGGTGGTGGAGATGGTACAATTATTTCAGAGATCTTCACCATACTATCTCTGTGTACTACTTCAAATAAAGGGACTAATGATGCTGAAGCAGATAGTTCAAGACTTAAGGTCATGGATAAAAATGCATTGGTTATGAACTCATGTCTTGTCCTTGTGGCAGTTGCTCAGTGTTTGAAATCATCTGGAAGAAATTCTGCATTGTTCATGTTGACTACTTCTTCAAAAAAGCAGTTTACTCGTCTATCTATCCTTGCAAACCATATCTCTTCGGATGAAAGAATGCAGTCGTCATTGCAACCTTCTTGTTCAGCTGCCATGCTTGCTCTTGCATCCATTCTAAATCTTGAGAAAGGGGCGTTGGTTGAAAATGCCATTTCTGAAATGGCTCTTCCATTAATTCCACGAACAGCAACTTTGTGTGACCATCTCAAAGGTCCAGCAAGTGATGAAAATGCTGCAAACCTTAGCATACCGAGAGGAATGCTTCCTTGTAGGTATGGCATCCAGGATGGGTCTATTGGGTTGTTGGAGTCCAGACTGAATTGGGGAGGACCTCTGGCTGTGCAACAGCTATGTGCAAGTGGTGCTCCACAGCTTCTCATTGATTTATTGGCTAACCAGGTTTTAAATGGTTCCCAGAGACCTGGCCACACAAAAGATCAAATTGGACTGTCACCTTCTGGCGTTGTATGGACTGTTTCTTCAATATGTCAGTGCCTTTCTGGTGCAGTTTCAACGTTTTGTCAGATTTTACTGAGGACTGAACACATCAAGTGCATTACTGATCTAATATCCGACGCTCATCTTAAGCTTGTTACGTCCTGGACTGGACCTGGGGGAGGTACATATGGTGTGAGAGAGACAGTAAATGCAGTAATCGACTTCTTAGCATTCCCTTTTGTAGCTGTACAAAGTGCACCTGGCCTGCCATCTGCTAATGCTTCAGTGAGTAGTGGTTTCGTCCTGAATATGGGTTCTCCTGGAGGGAGGGTTTGTGTTGAAGACAGAGACATGATGAGAACAATACAGGGAGGCATGAAAAAGTATATTCAGATTCTTGAGGAG GTAGAGGTCCCAACAATCATCCTCAGATGCTTGGATCATGTGGAACTGAAAGATATAGCAAGGCCAGTTGCGTTTATTGCCAAGTTATGTATCCAACAGCCACTTTCTGTTCAACTTATAAGCAAAGGCTTGCTGGAGCCAACCAGAGCAAAGAAGCTACTTAATAGCCCCTGCCCAAGGGAAGTCACCCTGGACTTTCTTATGATTGTTTCAGATTTAGCTCGAATGGACAAG aaattttatgaatatatcGATACAGCGGACATCTTGGAGGATCTGAGCCGCTTTCTCACCCATGAAGACTCCAACTTGCGCGCCAAGACCTGCAGTGCTATTGGAAACATGTGCCGCCATAGCTCCTATTTCTACAATTTACTG GCAAAACATCAAATTATCAGTCTCCTTATTGATCGATGTGCGGATCATGACAAACGGACAAGAAAATTTGCCTGTTTTGCT GTGGGGAATGCAGCCTATCATAATGACTCGTTATATGATGAACTCAGAAGAGCCATCCCTCAGCTGACTAATTTGCTGCTTGCTGGAGAAGAAGACAAAACTAAAGCAAATGCTGCTGGCGCTCTTAGTAATCTCGTTCGCAACTCAAACCGGCTCTGTGAGGACATAGTCTCCAAGGGAGCCGTGCAG GCACTGCTTAAGGTGGTAGCAGATTGTTCAACAGTGGCATTGAACCCAAGAAGAGACGCCATAAATGAGTCTCCTCTAAAGATAGCCTTGTTCTCTCTCGTGAAGATGTCTGCTTATCCACTCTGCCGGCAGTTCATCCGGTCGTCGGAGTTATTCCCGCTTATAATGCAGCTCCGGCAGTCACCGGAGCCGAACATTGCTAACTATGCAACCTTTATCTCTAGTAAAGCGGAATCCTGCTGA